The genomic DNA TTCGACTGGCCGCGCTGCCCCGCGGTCTCCTGGACCGAGCGCACGAGGCTGAGCATTCGCGCCCTGCCGGCGCTGATGGTGCCGATCATCCTGATCATCGGCATCGTCGGCGGCTTCGCGACCACGACCGAGGTGTCGTCGATCGCGGTGGTGTTCTCGATCGCGGTCTCGGTCTTCATCTACCGCGGCATGAACCTCAAGAGCTTCATCACCACGCTGGCCGATTCGGGTGCGATGGCGGGCATGGTGCTGTTCATGGTCAGCGCCGGCAGCGCCTTCTCGTGGACCCTGGCGATCAGCGGCCTGCAGCCGGTGGTGGCCGAGTTCCTGGCCATGTTCGGCGGCTCGGCCTTCGCGTTCATGGCTTTCTCCATCGTGCTGATGGTGGTGATGGGCTCGATCCTGGAAGGGTTGCCTTCACTCCTGATCTTCGGCCCGATGCTGCTGCAGCTCACCAGGAACTACGGCATCGATCCGATGGCCTTCGGCATCGTGATCATCATCTCGATGGGCATCGGCACCTTCATACCGCCCTTCGGCGTGTGCTACTTCGTGACCTGTTCGGTGATGGACACCTCGGTCGAGAAGGTGACGCCGCGCTTTCTGCCCTACCTGGCCGTGCTGCTCATCGGACTGATCTGCATCGCCCTCTTCCCCGCCATCAGCCTGGCCTTGCCGCACGCGTTCAACCTTCACTGAGCGCACCCGTTTTCCGTTCCCACCGTCAACCTCACAGGAGTCACTCACATGAAGCCCTCGTTCCGCCTGTTGTCCACCGTCGCCGCGGCGGCGCTTGCGTGCTGTGCCAGCTCGAGCGTCCTGGCCCAGAGCAAGTTCGTGTTGAAGCTGGCGCACGCCGATTCGGCCGACCTCGGCACCTCGCGTAAGGCGGTGATGGCCGACACCTTCGCCAAGGAGGTCAAGGCCAAGAGCGGCGGCCGCATCGACGTGCAGATCTTCGGTGCAGGCGCCCTGGGCGGCGAGCGCGAAGTGGTCGAAGGCGTGAAGAACGGCTTCATCCAGGCCGGCCTGGCCTCGGGCGTGATGGCCAATTTCTTCCCCGGCGCGATGGTCACCGACATTCCCTACCTGTTCCCGAGCGACGAGGTCGCGGACAAGGTGATGGACGGCCCCTTCGGCCAGAAGCTGTCGGCGGACTTCAACGCCGCCACCGGCATGCACAACCTGTGCTTCGGCGAAGTGGGCTTTCGCCACTTCAGCAGCGGCAAGAAGCCGATCCATTCGCCCAAGGACCTGGTCGGCATGAAGATCCGCGTCCAGGAGACGCCGCTGTACGTCACCGAGATGAAGGCGCTGGGCGCGCAGCCGACGCCGATCGCATTCCCCGAGACCTACACCGCGCTGCAGACCGGCGTGGTCGACGGCCAGGAGAACCCGATCCCGACGCTCATCTTCGCCAAGTTCTACGAAGTCCAGAAGAACGTCACGCTGGACGGCCACAACTACGGCATCGACTGGTTCGTGCTCAGCGACAAGTTCTACAAGTCGCTGCCGCCGGATCTGCTGAAGGTCGTCACCGACGCGGGCAAGGTGGCCTGCGCCGAGGAGCGCAAGGTCAACCGCACGTTCACCGCCAACGGCAACAAGACCATGGCCGACAAGGGCGTGACGGTGTACACGCCGACCGCCGCCGAGCTGGCCGAGTTCCGCGCCGCGGCCCAGCCGCCGGTGATCGACTTCCTGAAGACCAAGATCGATCCGAAGCTGATCGACAGCATCCAGACCGCGGTCAAGGACGCCGACGCGAAGAAGTAGCCGACCATGGCAGCCAAGGCAGCAACGGTGGCTGCGCCGCTGCGTGCGTCCGGCGCGCAGGCCGAGGTCCCGCGGGATGCGCGGCGGGCCTATCGCACCAACGATCCGGCGCGCACGATGGCGGGCATTCTGGAGGTGGCGACCCACGAGTTTGCCGAGAAGGGCCTGAGCGGCGCGCGCATTGACGAGATCGCCGCCGCCACCCGAACCAGCAAGCGGATGATCTACTACTACTTCGGCAGCAAGGAGCAGCTGTATGTGCGCGTGCTGGAGGAGTCGTACCGGCGCATGCGTGCGATCGAGTCGGCGTTGCGCCTGGACGACCTGGAACCGCTGGAGGCCTTGCGGAGACTCGTGGTCTTCACCTTCGATCACCACCAGCGCAACCAGGATTACATCCGGCTGGTGATGGCCGAGAACATCGAGCGCGGCGCCTACCTGAAGCAGAGCAGGAACATCCGCCAGCTCAACGGATCGGCCATCGAGACGGTGTCCGGGGTCTATGCCCGCGGCGTGACCAGCGGGTTGTTCCGCCCCGGGCTGGACCCGATCGACATCCACGCGTCGATCTCGGCGCTGACCTTCTTCAACGTCTCGAACCAGCACACCTTCGGCATGATCTTCAGGCGCGACACACAGGCGCCGCAAGCCCTGCGTGCGCGGCGCGACAGCGTGGTCGAGATGGTGCTGCGCTTCGTCTGCGCCTCATGTCCGATTGCCGGAGAATGACTGCATCGCGACGACCTGAAGGAAACCGGATGCGAATTCTCTTGGCACTGACGGCGCTGCTGATCCTGGCCGGCTGCGGGACCACGCCGTATGTGCCATCGCCGTCGCCCTGCGGCACCGATCCCGGTGGCCGGGATTGCCAGATCGAGCGCTACCTCAACACCCAGTGAGGCCTGCACCATCCAGGCATTGCGGGTGCGCTCAGTTGCGGCCCGACAGCACGATCGCAGCCAGCGCGACCGATACCAGCATGCCGCAGATGGAACCGATGAACCATCGGATGGTGGACCTGTAGGTCGTCTCGTCGTCATCGGCCACCAGCAGCGCGCGGTACAGCGTGTAGATCTGCACGACGATGGGTATCACCAGCACGACCAGTGCGATCACCGAATTCGCCGTCCAGTCGCCGGGTGCCTCGAAGGCCCAGTAGCGGACGAAGGAGAGCGAGAAGCCGATCATCACCGTGATGGCCGTGATGACGCCCTCGCGATAGCCGGCCGGCAGCGGCGCGCGGCGTCGCACATCGGGTGAAGGCACGGCGGCCTGTGGTTCCGGCGTTGTGCCTGCGTTGCTCATGAAAGACCTCCTTGGTTTCGTTTGGCGCGCAGCTTAGCGCGGCACCGGCCGCTCGCCAATCTGCTGGCGCCACATCGCGTGGTACAGGCCCTTGCGTTCGAGCAGCGTCGCGTGATCGCCGCTTTCGACGATGCGGCCCTTCTCGAGCACGAAGATGGTGCCGGCGTGCAGGATGGTCGACAGCCGGTGCGCGATCAGGATCGTGATCTGCGTGCTGCGCGCCGACACCTGGCGCACGGTGTCGGTGATCTGCTCCTCGGTCAGCGAATCGAGCGCGGAGGTCGCCTCGTCGAAGATCAGCAGGCGCGGCTGGCGCACGAGTGCACGGGCAATCGACAGCCGCTGCTTCTCGCCGCCGGAGAGCTTCAGCCCGCCCTCGCCGATCGTCATGTCCAGGCCCTCGGGCGACTTTTCCAGCAGATGGGCGCAGGAGGCCTGCGCCATCGCGGTCACGATCTCGGCATCGCTGACGTCCGGCTTCACGAGCTGCATGTTCTCGCGCACCGTGCCGGCGAACAGATGCGGCTCCTGCGTCACGAAGCCGATCTGCCGCCGCGCACGGTTGTAGCGCAGGTCGCGCGTCGA from Variovorax sp. PBL-E5 includes the following:
- a CDS encoding TetR/AcrR family transcriptional regulator translates to MAAKAATVAAPLRASGAQAEVPRDARRAYRTNDPARTMAGILEVATHEFAEKGLSGARIDEIAAATRTSKRMIYYYFGSKEQLYVRVLEESYRRMRAIESALRLDDLEPLEALRRLVVFTFDHHQRNQDYIRLVMAENIERGAYLKQSRNIRQLNGSAIETVSGVYARGVTSGLFRPGLDPIDIHASISALTFFNVSNQHTFGMIFRRDTQAPQALRARRDSVVEMVLRFVCASCPIAGE
- a CDS encoding TRAP transporter substrate-binding protein, producing MKPSFRLLSTVAAAALACCASSSVLAQSKFVLKLAHADSADLGTSRKAVMADTFAKEVKAKSGGRIDVQIFGAGALGGEREVVEGVKNGFIQAGLASGVMANFFPGAMVTDIPYLFPSDEVADKVMDGPFGQKLSADFNAATGMHNLCFGEVGFRHFSSGKKPIHSPKDLVGMKIRVQETPLYVTEMKALGAQPTPIAFPETYTALQTGVVDGQENPIPTLIFAKFYEVQKNVTLDGHNYGIDWFVLSDKFYKSLPPDLLKVVTDAGKVACAEERKVNRTFTANGNKTMADKGVTVYTPTAAELAEFRAAAQPPVIDFLKTKIDPKLIDSIQTAVKDADAKK